The following are from one region of the Phaenicophaeus curvirostris isolate KB17595 unplaced genomic scaffold, BPBGC_Pcur_1.0 scaffold_297, whole genome shotgun sequence genome:
- the LOC138734878 gene encoding zinc finger and BTB domain-containing protein 45-like isoform X1 yields MSDSVHYIHLQNFSRSLLETLNGQRLGGLFCDVTVRIREASLRAHRCVLAAGSPFFHDKLLLGHSAIEVPPVVPSGAVRQLVEFLYSGCLVVARSEALQILTAASVLQIKTVIDECTQIISQSRFPKTIPLRPHLDPPPSLQPHSQSRFPKMIPLQPHLDPPQPQPDPPPSLQPPPDPPQPPPDPPQPPPDPSQPHPDPPPSLQPHSQSRFLKTIPLQPHLDPSQPHLDPSQPHPDPPPSLRPHSQSRFPKTIPPQLHPDPPQLHLDPLQPHLDPSQPHLDPPQPHPDPLPSLRSHSQSRFPKTIPLQPHLDPPQLHPDLLQPHLDPPQPHLDPPQPPLDPPPPPKLLVVPPDPTLHLASLEPSPSFHPRKQRQPLRLQLPLKDEDDDDEEDPTPAPFASFLGANEVFLAPWPHQEKFGGASSSEAPSRVVGTEGGGGKVGGDPREGPSRGPEASYQCGHCHKSFSSRKNYAKHMFIHSGEKPHQCSICWRSFSLRDYLLKHMVTHTGVRAFQCAVCSKRFTQKSSLNVHMRTHRPERFPCPLCPRGFSHRTLLQRHVATNHPGPPEPEAGPAASGTRGPAPPLEDLENFVG; encoded by the exons ATGTCCGACTCCGTCCACTACATCCACCTGCAGAACTTCAGCCGCTCGCTCCTGGAGACCCTCAACGGGCAACGCCTGGGGGGCCTCTTCTGCGACGTCACCGTCCGCATCCGCGAGGCCTCTCTCCGCGCCCACCGCTGCGTCCTGGCCGCCGGGAGCCCCTTCTTCCACGACAAGCTCCTCCTGGGCCACTCGGCCATCGAGGTCCCCCCCGTCGTCCCCAGCGGCGCCGTCCGGCAGCTGGTGGAGTTCCTCTACAGCGGCTGCTTGGTGGTGGCTCGCTCGGAAGCCCTGCAGATCCTCACGGCCGCCTCCGTCCTCCAGATCAAGACGGTCATCGACGAGTGCACTCAGATCATCTCCCAGAGCCGTTTTCCGAAGACCATCCCGCTCCGACCTCACCTCGATCCTCCTCCATCGCTCCAACCTCATTCCCAGAGCCGGTTTCCGAAGATGATTCCGCTCCAACCTCATCTGGATCCACCTCAACCTCAGCCTGATCCTCCTCCGTCGCTCCAACCTCCTCCTGATCCACCTCAACCTCCTCCTGATCCACCTCAACCTCCTCCTGATCCGTCTCAACCTCATCCAGATCCTCCTCCGTCGCTCCAACCTCATTCCCAGAGTCGTTTTCTGAAGACAATTCCACTCCAACCTCACTTAGATCCATCTCAACCTCACCTAGATCCATCTCAACCTCATCCAGATCCTCCTCCATCGCTCCGACCTCATTCCCAGAGTCGTTTTCCGAAGACGATTCCACCTCAACTTCATCCCGATCCACCTCAACTTCACCTTGATCCGCTCCAACCTCACTTAGATCCATCTCAACCTCACCTAGATCCACCTCAACCTCATCCAGATCCTCTTCCATCGCTCCGATCTCATTCCCAGAGTCGTTTTCCGAAGACGATTCCACTCCAACCTCATCTGGATCCACCTCAACTTCATCCCGATCTGCTCCAACCTCACTTAGATCCACCTCAACCTCACCTAGATCcacctcaacctcccctggatcctcctcctcctcccaaacTCCTCGTGGtgcccccagatcccaccctcCACCTGGCTTCCCTGGAGCCGTCTCCGAGTTTCCACCCTCGGAAACAGCGTCAACCGTTGCGTCTCCAGTTGCCGCTCAAAGACGAAGACGACGACGACGAAGAAGATCCCACCCCAGCGCCTTTCGCTTCGTTCCTGGGCGCTAACGAGGTTTTCCTGGCCCCGTGGCCCCACCAGGAGAAGTTTGGAGGCGCCTCGAGCTCGGAAGCTCCGAGCCGGGTGGTGGGAAcggaaggtggaggaggaaaagtTGGGGGGGACCCCCGGGAGGGCCCCTCGAGAGGCCCCGAGGCCTCCTACCAGTGCGGCCACTGCCACAAGAGCTTCAGCTCCAGGAAGAACTACGCCAAGCACATGTTCATCCACTCCG GCGAGAAGCCCCACCAGTGCTCCATCTGCTGGCGTTCCTTCTCCCTCCGCGACTACCTCCTGAAGCACATGGTGACCCACACGGGGGTGCGGGCCTTCCAGTGCGCCGTCTGCTCCAAACGCTTCACCCAGAAGAGCTCCCTCAACGTCCACATGCGAACCCACCGGCCCGAGCGCTTCCCCTGCCCCCTCTGCCCCCGGGGCTTCTCCCACCGCACCCTCCTCCAGCGCCACGTGGCCACCAACCACCCGGGGCCACCAGAGCCCGAGGCGGGGCCGGCGGCTTCGGGGACGAGGGGGCCGGCCCCGCCGCTCGAGGACCTGGAGAACTTCGTGGGCTGA
- the LOC138734878 gene encoding zinc finger and BTB domain-containing protein 45-like isoform X2, whose amino-acid sequence MSDSVHYIHLQNFSRSLLETLNGQRLGGLFCDVTVRIREASLRAHRCVLAAGSPFFHDKLLLGHSAIEVPPVVPSGAVRQLVEFLYSGCLVVARSEALQILTAASVLQIKTVIDECTQIISQSRFPKTIPLRPHLDPPPSLQPHSQSRFPKMIPLQPHLDPPQPQPDPPPSLQPPPDPPQPPPDPPQPPPDPSQPHPDPPPSLQPHSQSRFLKTIPLQPHLDPSQPHLDPSQPHLDPPQPPLDPPPPPKLLVVPPDPTLHLASLEPSPSFHPRKQRQPLRLQLPLKDEDDDDEEDPTPAPFASFLGANEVFLAPWPHQEKFGGASSSEAPSRVVGTEGGGGKVGGDPREGPSRGPEASYQCGHCHKSFSSRKNYAKHMFIHSGEKPHQCSICWRSFSLRDYLLKHMVTHTGVRAFQCAVCSKRFTQKSSLNVHMRTHRPERFPCPLCPRGFSHRTLLQRHVATNHPGPPEPEAGPAASGTRGPAPPLEDLENFVG is encoded by the exons ATGTCCGACTCCGTCCACTACATCCACCTGCAGAACTTCAGCCGCTCGCTCCTGGAGACCCTCAACGGGCAACGCCTGGGGGGCCTCTTCTGCGACGTCACCGTCCGCATCCGCGAGGCCTCTCTCCGCGCCCACCGCTGCGTCCTGGCCGCCGGGAGCCCCTTCTTCCACGACAAGCTCCTCCTGGGCCACTCGGCCATCGAGGTCCCCCCCGTCGTCCCCAGCGGCGCCGTCCGGCAGCTGGTGGAGTTCCTCTACAGCGGCTGCTTGGTGGTGGCTCGCTCGGAAGCCCTGCAGATCCTCACGGCCGCCTCCGTCCTCCAGATCAAGACGGTCATCGACGAGTGCACTCAGATCATCTCCCAGAGCCGTTTTCCGAAGACCATCCCGCTCCGACCTCACCTCGATCCTCCTCCATCGCTCCAACCTCATTCCCAGAGCCGGTTTCCGAAGATGATTCCGCTCCAACCTCATCTGGATCCACCTCAACCTCAGCCTGATCCTCCTCCGTCGCTCCAACCTCCTCCTGATCCACCTCAACCTCCTCCTGATCCACCTCAACCTCCTCCTGATCCGTCTCAACCTCATCCAGATCCTCCTCCGTCGCTCCAACCTCATTCCCAGAGTCGTTTTCTGAAGACAATTCCACTCCAACCTCACTTAGATCCATCTCAACCTCACCTAGATCCAT CTCAACCTCACCTAGATCcacctcaacctcccctggatcctcctcctcctcccaaacTCCTCGTGGtgcccccagatcccaccctcCACCTGGCTTCCCTGGAGCCGTCTCCGAGTTTCCACCCTCGGAAACAGCGTCAACCGTTGCGTCTCCAGTTGCCGCTCAAAGACGAAGACGACGACGACGAAGAAGATCCCACCCCAGCGCCTTTCGCTTCGTTCCTGGGCGCTAACGAGGTTTTCCTGGCCCCGTGGCCCCACCAGGAGAAGTTTGGAGGCGCCTCGAGCTCGGAAGCTCCGAGCCGGGTGGTGGGAAcggaaggtggaggaggaaaagtTGGGGGGGACCCCCGGGAGGGCCCCTCGAGAGGCCCCGAGGCCTCCTACCAGTGCGGCCACTGCCACAAGAGCTTCAGCTCCAGGAAGAACTACGCCAAGCACATGTTCATCCACTCCG GCGAGAAGCCCCACCAGTGCTCCATCTGCTGGCGTTCCTTCTCCCTCCGCGACTACCTCCTGAAGCACATGGTGACCCACACGGGGGTGCGGGCCTTCCAGTGCGCCGTCTGCTCCAAACGCTTCACCCAGAAGAGCTCCCTCAACGTCCACATGCGAACCCACCGGCCCGAGCGCTTCCCCTGCCCCCTCTGCCCCCGGGGCTTCTCCCACCGCACCCTCCTCCAGCGCCACGTGGCCACCAACCACCCGGGGCCACCAGAGCCCGAGGCGGGGCCGGCGGCTTCGGGGACGAGGGGGCCGGCCCCGCCGCTCGAGGACCTGGAGAACTTCGTGGGCTGA
- the LOC138734891 gene encoding zinc finger protein 239-like — MEQPEESPQDPGEPQGSSSPAPASRRPLQCPKCGKSFQYGSRLRRHLSTHFSEKPYKCGSCSKSFSESSSLLQHRHTHTGERPFQCGECGKRFTYSSNLLKHLQLHRGEKRFRCGECGKSFGESNHLRDHQRSHTGEKPYECGQCGKRFGYSSNLSRHLRQHSGYKPFRCGQCGKCFGESDRLLVHQRTHSGEKPHRCPRCPKSFSRGGDLAQHRRRVHQQEEEEEGEGGAGGQEGSIGDQ; from the exons ATGGAGCAGCCGGAGGAGTCGCCCCAGGACCCCGGGGAACCCCAAG gctCCTCCTCCCCGGCTCCCGCCTCGCGCCGCCCCCTCCAGTGCCCCAAGTGCGGGAAGAGCTTCCAATACGGCTCCCGTCTCCGGCGCCACCTCAGCACCCACTTCTCCGAGAAGCCCTACAAATGCGGCTCGTGCTCCAAGAGCTTCTCGGAGAGCTCCAGCCTCTTGCAGCACCGACACACCCACACGGGCGAGAGGCCCTTCCAGTGCGGCGAGTGCGGCAAACGCTTCACCTACAGCTCCAACCTCCTCAAGCACCTTCAGCTCCATCGCGGCGAGAAGCGGTTCCGCTGCGGCGAGTGCGGCAAGAGCTTCGGCGAGAGCAACCACCTCCGGGACCATCAACGGAGCCACACGGGGGAGAAACCTTACGAGTGCGGCCAGTGCGGCAAGAGATTCGGCTACAGCTCCAACCTGAGCCGGCACCTGCGGCAACACAGCGGCTACAAACCCTTCCGGTGCGGCCAGTGCGGCAAATGTTTCGGGGAGAGCGACCGCTTGCTGGTCCATCAGCGGACGCACAGCGGGGAGAAGCCCCATCGGTGTCCCCGGTGCCCCAAGAGCTTCAGCCGAGGCGGGGATCTGGCTCAGCATCGGCGCCGGGTGcaccagcaggaggaggaggaggagggggagggaggggctgggggtcaagAGGGATCGATAGGAGATCAATAA